AGAACTAAAAGCTCATGTAAATACCCCGCACCACTCCAGTGAAGGTCCTAGTGTTAAATCACACAGAACTCTCTTTAGTCTACCCACTGCTAAACTTTATTCAGACATTTGAACATGGCAAAGAGCCCAGACCAAACTACAGTCAGTATCACACACTTATCATAATACTGTAGAGAAACAACGACTATGTaggctatatacagtacatagtgTATGTGCACCTATAATAGACTAAAACTGTATGCTTAGTCTACAAAAGAAAttttaagaaaattattttaaacgGACATTCGGTCATTTTAAACAGTAAAATGCAAGCAAAAGCAAAGACACAAATCACAACTCTAAACCTGTGGCTTTGTTAAAGTGAAACTGGAAACAGCTTTGCCATCTTATTTTCCAGCAGATTTAACTTACAAAAGAGAAGGAAACATACTTTGTCtacaaacaaatttgaaatgTATAACAGTGAAAACGAATGTACCTGGAATTTCCAATATCCTCATAAAGTATCTGTAGACACTTGTGTGGTTTTGTGATGTTAATCTCATGGTCTGGAATGATTTCAGAGCTGTTGTCCACTGTGGGAAATACACTGGTATTGCCATAATAAGCAACGCTTACACTCTCTGTAAATACCTCCAACATCTTGAATTAAACCTGTGTAAAACATACAAATCAGCTTCAATTCATAGTCACCTgccaacattttatttcaaagtAACAAACATATATATCTAGAAGATCTAAGAATAAAAATGCGCAACTATGTATAGTAGATTAAAATGTACAGTGGTTACATGGATGCATCACATTTAAATACATGGCACATATGCTAgagttaatatttgtaaatatgtagAGGTATATATACATTCACAACAATGACACTTATATATCACTTATTACACTAAAATGAATACCACAGATGCTACTTTGAGGCATCGGAATGTGTCACAATGCCTCGTTTCAAACgtataaatatatcaaatatatcaAAGTTACTGTTCTggaatgtgtatgtgtgcatatatACCTAATGTTAAATAACAGAGATCATAGTCTATGTAATCAAACGTACCACGTTTGGATCTAAGTACAAATCTAAAGCTTAATGAAAGGTAATATGTATCTCAACGGAACTGCATAGATGTAACGTtaatatgtttgtgttgaattataTCATGTGACACACGACATATCAGGTGATAAACCACAACAACACAGCTCACCTTTAAAGTCAACGATTTCTGATCAGAGGCTGATGTTATCCAGTATTACTATCACCATTCGGTTTATTCGAGTCATAATCACTTTAATTCGTATGTCGATGGTTTGTTGTTTACAGCCGGAAATGAAACTGATGCGTCAGTCGCGTCGCTTGTCAGATAAAAGTCAGCGTAAATGCCATTGTCGGGGCAAAGATGGCCGCCGTCTGTGCgacacttcaaaataaaagactcTGGTAACTTACTATGATGGCTGCTTTCTAagacttcaaaataaaagactcAACCACAACCCAAAAGTGATGGCTGCTTTTAAGCaacacttcaaaataaaagctttaaaaatagAATAGGATACATAGGCTTTTCAAAAGACACCACTCAAAGAACTGGAAAAGGTAAAtggtacttttattttgatttagaaACAGAGAATATAGTAGAAAAGCATTAGCATCAGCATTACTTGAAATGCAAAGTGCAAATATCAccttcttcatgtttcaacgcTGTATATACCTACCTTATGATTAatgaaagtgtttattttcataaatttaaatattgcaaGAACAATGTGATATTTATTAAGGTTGAAATGTGGCTAATATTGAAACCAGCAAGGCATAAAAGGTGAACATTAGGAACATCTTTTTGGGGGGGGAGAACCATCTCTGAAACATGAATAATGAAACAACCCTTTGCAAGTTTGTCCATCACAGCCTTGTTCTCTCAAAACAAAATTCAATTTTTAAGATGTAAGTGTAGCTACGTCTTATATGAAATCACTAGCTTACTGTTATATGTGCTTTGGGATGACCAGACATCATCCTAACAGCCAGATACACAGGCTGTGTAAAGTTCACTGTAAACGTGTTAAGATGAGTTTTTTCCCCACTCACATCACTAATGCTATAAAAGGCTAATGTACCGCGACCAAAGCTGAGGTGTATCTCCACTTTCTTCAGAGACAGTGTACGTCTAAGTGGCGTGTCCTTTCCATTTTCATAAGCCCTCAGCAGGTTATCACAGTACATGAGGCACCAAGAACCAGCACTGCTCTCCAGTCCACTACCAGAACCAGAGCGGGGAAGCCCACCATAACACAAAGCTAAAACCCAGGGACAACCCTCGGCCTTCAAGCTCCATAGATGTTCTCCTCTAAAAAAGTTCTGAGAGCTCAGAGCCTGGAAGAAACTAGAAAACCTCTGAGAATTGGCTGGATAGGTCTGCTTTGCTACACTGAAAGACACTGTTTTAAGGTCCTCGGACAAGAGCAGGTTGGGGTGGATGGTCTCGGGGTCAAACGTCACCTCTGAAGGATTGAGGACAACTCGTAAAGCTCGCTGAACAGATCCAAGGCCAAGGCGGAGTTGAGTATTGTGACGTTCCATTTCCAcgcaaactttttttaaattgatgaaTAACTCCATTTCACTTTGAGATTCCTCAGATGGCTCCAGAGTCAAGCTGGAAACTTGGGTCTCAATCTTTTGGATCTCATCACTTAAAAATGTGTCGTCATTCTCATTCATCAGGGTACTGACATGGAGTTCTGCAGTCCTTAATTGCTGCTGAATGTCTGATAGTATTTTTACTCTGTTCTGTGCAGCATCTTCTCTGGGCTTCAACTCGACCTCCAGAAGCTTCATACCAACAATACTGTAGGACTTAACTAGATCTACCATTTCCTCCAGTAAACTGCCAACCTCTTTCCTCAAATTAGCATGTGTCGACTTGACCGAAGCCTCTCTTTCCTTCTCTATAGTCACTAGATCATCCACTACAGCAAGCTTTTCATGTACACTTTTCATTATTGGAAGTAATCTAGATCTGCGTTCATTTGATTCGTTCTCCAAAGGAGCGTCTTGTTCCGAAGACTCGCAGTTTTCATCAACAGCATCTATTCCGTTTTCTTTCCTAACAGACCCTTCGCTATTGTTGATCACCTTGTCTTCTACAGTGCATTGATGTTCATCTCTGGTTGTGACCA
The Triplophysa rosa linkage group LG7, Trosa_1v2, whole genome shotgun sequence genome window above contains:
- the trim107 gene encoding tripartite motif-containing protein 75, whose product is MAQASSESCLESELICPICLHIFLDPVTLPCGHSFCLTCLETPERDKTSQELCCPVCGEQHLSPESLPRNIKLKNIVESHRDGIMVTTRDEHQCTVEDKVINNSEGSVRKENGIDAVDENCESSEQDAPLENESNERRSRLLPIMKSVHEKLAVVDDLVTIEKEREASVKSTHANLRKEVGSLLEEMVDLVKSYSIVGMKLLEVELKPREDAAQNRVKILSDIQQQLRTAELHVSTLMNENDDTFLSDEIQKIETQVSSLTLEPSEESQSEMELFINLKKVCVEMERHNTQLRLGLGSVQRALRVVLNPSEVTFDPETIHPNLLLSEDLKTVSFSVAKQTYPANSQRFSSFFQALSSQNFFRGEHLWSLKAEGCPWVLALCYGGLPRSGSGSGLESSAGSWCLMYCDNLLRAYENGKDTPLRRTLSLKKVEIHLSFGRGTLAFYSISDVSGEKTHLNTFTVNFTQPVYLAVRMMSGHPKAHITVS